The region ATCTGGtctttaagttttaattttgatggctgttattttgtaaaattcattAGCCATTTTTGGATAATTTGGATCACAGACATTTTCATTTTGTAAGTTGGTAAATTCAGGATTATGGTGGACAACAACTTGTTTAATCTCAATTATGAGGATTTTGGTTATTtctgaattataattttattagtacTGACATTCTTATACGACTTACAATGCAATTAATTGTATTAAGAACATTATTAAACAGGAAAAGTTTATCCAGTACACAATCtacttaaacaattttttaaaaatttgggacctatttgaacatcaATTACAAAAGtagggacctatttgaacaaaACTAACACAATTGAGGACCTCATTGAACATAAATAACTTAATTCATTCATAATTTTCGAAACTTCGTACATCAGAACCTTCACAATTACAACCCTTTTTTGTCAATCTTTCAGCATCAACGCCAACATCACAACGTTTATCAACCCAACGATACTAACAACTACGGCTAATACATTAAAGCATTTTTTCAGATCCCTAACTACATTCTCGAGATCTTCTATCttcatgttttggttcacaataagaacttctttttcttcatcaacGTCTTCGTACCACCATTGAAAAAAATTGCAGGAAACACCACCACCTTCACTCTGCCGCTGTTGATGAAcagaaaatacataaaagattCATTAAATCAGACATACCCAGAACAATagcaattgattcaattaaatcaatcttaccTTGTAGTTAGCACAACCCCAGAATTTTCTACCCACATTTCTCGAAGTTCTTGCTGTCCGCACAACTG is a window of Vigna unguiculata cultivar IT97K-499-35 chromosome 4, ASM411807v1, whole genome shotgun sequence DNA encoding:
- the LOC114182028 gene encoding uncharacterized protein LOC114182028 encodes the protein MSRTQSSSSYCNNCVQRSVPASRTQALRPICDCGQAAVVRTARTSRNVGRKFWGCANYKRQSEGGGVSCNFFQWWYEDVDEEKEVLIVNQNMKIEDLENVVRDLKKCFNVLAVVVSIVGLINVVMLALMLKD